A region of Streptomyces sp. TG1A-60 DNA encodes the following proteins:
- a CDS encoding response regulator transcription factor, whose translation MDADQHPARGRVVLADDDVLLREGLASLCERVGYEVAGQAGDASGLMELVETEIPDIAIVDIRMPPTQSTEGLKAAGTIRERYPSVGILVLSAFVEVEDALELLAGGRSIGYLLKSRITVVDEFLETLDRIRRGGCVVDPSLVRELVAAQRRDDPLSMLSNREREVLALMAEGRSNAGIGRRLWVTEGTVEKHVRSILGKLRLPGEPDDHRRVLAVLTFLETR comes from the coding sequence TTGGACGCCGATCAGCATCCGGCGCGCGGACGAGTGGTGCTCGCGGACGACGACGTGCTGCTGCGGGAGGGGCTGGCGAGCCTCTGCGAGCGCGTCGGCTACGAGGTGGCGGGCCAGGCCGGCGACGCCTCCGGGCTCATGGAACTCGTCGAGACCGAGATTCCGGACATCGCGATCGTCGACATCCGGATGCCTCCGACCCAGTCCACCGAGGGACTCAAGGCGGCCGGCACCATCCGGGAGCGGTACCCGTCGGTCGGGATACTGGTCCTGTCGGCGTTCGTCGAGGTCGAGGACGCGCTGGAGCTGCTGGCCGGGGGCCGCAGCATCGGCTATCTGCTCAAGAGCCGGATCACCGTCGTCGACGAGTTCCTGGAGACCCTCGACCGCATCCGCCGGGGCGGCTGCGTCGTCGACCCCTCGCTGGTGCGGGAACTGGTCGCCGCGCAGCGCCGCGACGACCCCCTGTCCATGCTCAGCAACCGGGAGCGCGAGGTGCTGGCGCTCATGGCGGAGGGGCGCTCCAACGCCGGCATCGGCAGACGCCTGTGGGTCACCGAGGGCACGGTCGAGAAGCATGTGCGCAGCATTCTGGGCAAGCTCCGCCTGCCCGGGGAACCGGACGACCACCGCCGGGTCCTGGCCGTGCTGACGTTCCTGGAGACACGCTAG
- the rapZ gene encoding RNase adapter RapZ yields MTEHTERPELPGRAERPEEQHQEHTAGRGETHTAVGDHAAQHPAPQEDGAHVSTGIETAGVPEAAIPELVIISGMSGAGRSTAAKCLEDLGWFVVDNLPPALIPTMVELGARSQGNVARIAVVVDVRGRRFFDNLRDSLADLETKNVTRRIVFLESSDDALVRRFESVRRPHPLQGDGRIVDGIAAERELLRELRGDADLVIDTSSLNVHELRAKMDAQFAGDEEPELRATVMSFGFKYGLPVDADLVVDMRFLPNPHWVPELRPYTGLNEEVSAYVFNQPGAKEFLDRYTELLQMIAVGYRREGKRYVTIAVGCTGGKHRSVATSEKLAARLASQGVETVVVHRDMGRE; encoded by the coding sequence ATGACCGAGCACACAGAGCGCCCAGAACTCCCCGGACGCGCGGAGCGTCCGGAAGAACAGCACCAAGAGCACACAGCGGGGCGCGGGGAAACCCACACCGCGGTGGGCGACCATGCCGCACAGCACCCTGCGCCACAGGAAGACGGAGCACACGTGAGTACGGGCATCGAAACGGCCGGGGTCCCCGAGGCGGCCATCCCCGAGCTGGTCATCATCTCCGGCATGTCCGGCGCCGGACGGTCCACGGCCGCCAAGTGTCTGGAGGACCTCGGCTGGTTCGTCGTCGACAACCTGCCGCCCGCGCTGATACCCACCATGGTGGAGCTCGGCGCCCGCTCCCAGGGGAACGTGGCACGGATCGCGGTCGTCGTCGACGTCCGAGGCCGCCGCTTCTTCGACAACCTCCGCGACTCCCTCGCCGACCTGGAGACGAAGAACGTCACCCGGCGGATCGTCTTCCTGGAGTCCTCCGACGACGCCCTGGTGCGCCGCTTCGAGTCGGTGCGCCGCCCGCACCCCCTCCAGGGCGACGGCCGCATCGTCGACGGCATCGCCGCCGAGCGGGAACTGCTGCGCGAGCTGCGCGGCGACGCCGACCTGGTCATCGACACCTCCAGCCTGAACGTGCATGAGCTGCGCGCCAAGATGGACGCCCAGTTCGCCGGCGACGAGGAGCCCGAGCTGCGGGCCACCGTCATGTCCTTCGGCTTCAAGTACGGCCTCCCGGTCGACGCCGACCTGGTCGTGGACATGCGCTTTCTGCCCAACCCGCACTGGGTCCCGGAGCTGCGCCCGTACACCGGCCTGAACGAGGAGGTCTCCGCGTACGTCTTCAACCAGCCCGGCGCCAAGGAGTTCCTCGACCGCTACACCGAGCTGCTCCAGATGATCGCCGTCGGCTACCGCCGTGAGGGCAAGCGGTACGTGACCATCGCGGTCGGCTGCACCGGCGGCAAGCACCGCTCGGTCGCCACCTCCGAGAAGCTCGCCGCCCGCCTCGCCTCCCAGGGCGTCGAGACCGTGGTCGTGCACCGGGACATGGGGCGCGAGTGA
- the yvcK gene encoding uridine diphosphate-N-acetylglucosamine-binding protein YvcK translates to MTGRTASRLGRLRRATPEGREGRPVEARGARPRRRGAQPKVVALGGGMGLSASLAALRRITGDLTAVVTVADDGGSSGRLRDELGVLPPGDLRKALAALCGDDDWGQTWARVIQHRFQSQGDLHEHAVGNLLIVALWEQLGDHVQALDLVGRLLGAQGRVLPMSAVPLELQALVKGHDPARPDDVDTVRGQATVALTPGEVQSVHLVPHDPPAVPEAVAAVRDADWVVLGPGSWFSSVIPHLLVPELLDALTETKARLVLSLNLAPQPGETDGFSPQRHLEVLVRHAPKLALDVVLADEAAVPDRDLLTDAAKRFGAAVELAPVARTDGSPRHDPELLAAAYDRIFRMHGRIGPWR, encoded by the coding sequence GTGACCGGACGTACCGCGTCGCGGCTGGGCAGGCTGCGCCGGGCCACCCCCGAGGGCCGTGAGGGCAGGCCCGTCGAGGCACGCGGGGCGAGACCCCGCCGCCGGGGCGCCCAGCCGAAGGTCGTCGCGCTCGGCGGCGGCATGGGCCTGTCCGCCTCGCTCGCCGCGCTGCGCCGGATCACCGGTGACCTCACCGCCGTGGTCACCGTGGCCGACGACGGCGGATCCAGCGGGCGCCTCCGCGACGAGCTGGGCGTCCTGCCGCCCGGCGACCTGCGCAAGGCACTGGCCGCGCTGTGCGGTGACGACGACTGGGGCCAGACCTGGGCCCGCGTCATCCAGCACCGCTTCCAGTCCCAGGGCGACCTCCACGAGCACGCGGTCGGCAATCTGCTGATCGTCGCCCTGTGGGAGCAGCTCGGCGACCACGTCCAGGCCCTGGACCTGGTCGGCAGGCTCCTGGGCGCCCAGGGCCGCGTCCTGCCCATGTCGGCCGTGCCCCTGGAGCTCCAGGCCCTGGTCAAGGGCCACGACCCGGCCCGCCCGGACGACGTCGACACCGTGCGGGGGCAGGCGACCGTCGCGCTCACCCCCGGCGAGGTGCAGTCCGTGCACCTCGTACCGCACGACCCGCCGGCCGTGCCCGAGGCCGTGGCGGCGGTCCGCGACGCCGACTGGGTGGTCCTCGGCCCCGGCTCCTGGTTCTCCTCGGTGATCCCGCACCTGCTCGTGCCCGAGCTGCTCGACGCCCTCACCGAGACCAAGGCCCGGCTCGTGCTGTCGCTGAACCTCGCTCCGCAGCCCGGAGAAACCGATGGCTTCTCCCCGCAGCGTCATTTGGAGGTTTTGGTACGACACGCCCCTAAACTCGCCCTGGACGTGGTGCTGGCCGACGAGGCCGCCGTGCCTGACCGCGACTTGCTGACCGACGCCGCCAAACGGTTCGGTGCCGCGGTCGAGCTGGCGCCGGTGGCCCGGACCGATGGATCTCCGAGGCATGACCCGGAGCTGTTGGCCGCCGCGTACGACCGTATTTTTCGGATGCATGGAAGGATCGGCCCATGGCGATGA
- the whiA gene encoding DNA-binding protein WhiA, giving the protein MAMTAAVKDEISRLPVTRTCCRKAEVSAILRFAGGLHLVSGRIVIEAELDTAMAARRLKRDTLEIFGHSSELIVMAPGGLRRGSRYVVRVVAGGDQLARQTGLVDGRGRPIRGLPPQVVSGATCDAEAAWRGAFLAHGSLTEPGRSSSLEVTCPGPEAALALVGAARRLSIGAKAREVRGVDRVVVRDGDAIGALLTRLGAHESVLAWEERRMRREVRATANRLANFDDANLRRSARAAVAAGARVGRALEILGDDVPEHLAAAGRLRMEHKQASLEELGALADPPLTKDAVAGRIRRLLAMADKRASDLGIPGTESSLTEEMAENLVG; this is encoded by the coding sequence ATGGCGATGACGGCAGCGGTGAAGGACGAGATCTCCCGGCTACCCGTCACCCGGACCTGCTGCAGAAAGGCGGAGGTCTCGGCGATCCTGCGGTTCGCGGGCGGGCTGCACCTGGTGAGCGGCCGCATCGTGATCGAGGCGGAGCTGGACACCGCGATGGCGGCCCGCCGCCTCAAGCGGGACACCCTGGAGATCTTCGGCCACAGCTCCGAACTGATCGTGATGGCGCCCGGCGGACTGCGCCGGGGTTCCCGTTACGTCGTCCGGGTGGTCGCAGGCGGTGACCAGCTGGCCCGCCAGACCGGCCTGGTGGACGGCCGGGGCCGCCCGATCCGAGGCCTGCCCCCACAGGTCGTCTCCGGCGCCACCTGCGACGCCGAGGCGGCCTGGCGTGGCGCGTTCCTGGCGCACGGCTCGCTCACCGAGCCCGGCCGCTCGTCCTCCCTGGAGGTGACCTGCCCGGGCCCGGAGGCCGCCCTCGCGCTGGTCGGCGCCGCCCGCCGGCTGTCGATCGGGGCGAAGGCACGCGAGGTGCGGGGTGTGGACCGGGTCGTCGTACGGGACGGGGACGCGATCGGTGCGCTCCTGACCCGGCTGGGCGCCCACGAGTCCGTGCTGGCGTGGGAGGAGCGGCGGATGCGCCGCGAGGTCCGCGCCACGGCGAACCGGCTCGCCAACTTCGACGACGCCAACCTGCGCCGCTCGGCCCGTGCCGCCGTCGCCGCCGGTGCCCGCGTGGGCCGCGCCCTGGAGATCCTCGGCGACGACGTCCCCGAGCACCTCGCCGCCGCCGGACGGCTGCGTATGGAGCACAAGCAGGCATCCCTGGAGGAGTTGGGTGCGCTCGCCGACCCACCGCTCACCAAGGACGCCGTCGCGGGCCGGATCCGCCGGCTGCTGGCCATGGCCGACAAGCGCGCCTCGGACCTCGGCATCCCGGGCACCGAGTCCAGCCTCACCGAGGAGATGGCCGAGAACCTGGTCGGGTGA
- a CDS encoding M14 family zinc carboxypeptidase has product MRRRARSVLAAGALLLGGGAGLAPLAQAAENDGSEAEEVKVFRAEVTKQQVPLLLAAGQDGHELSERAPEKGTASVEVYLTDKQADALEKQGVDLKEHKLTNKAEARVAAAGDGVYRPYSGAGNIKEEIIRTGRKHPSLTKVVSIGKSLQGQDILAVKLTKNAKKTKDGVKPSVLYVSNQHAREWITPEMTRRLMHHYLDNYRSDKRIKKIVDTTELWFVISANPDGYDFTHRDAANRQWRKNLRDINGDHAITVGDGVDLNRNFAYKWGYDNEGSSPFPTSETYRGAGPNSEPETQALDAFEKRIGFEYGINYHSAAELILYGVGWQVATHTPDDVLYEALAGTPENPAIPGYHPQLSSELYTTNGEADGHAANVNGTAMFTPEMSTCQTVSSIDPDDAWKSEDCASVFTFPDDEKLIQQEFEKNIPFALSVAESAARPDQPKSSVGVDAPDFTPQPITTSYSRGADQAISVVARKSVRDKEMKYRVNGGRTHDRTLRRWKGGETFGGEDNLYFDEYRAKVRDGEPGDEVQVWFTGVTKSGKPTSSKRFTYTIAERPRADTLVVAEEGATATRTQVYVDALKANGRKALVWDVATQGAPDVLGVLKHFKTVVHYTGAVRPGVATQLELRAHLNEGGKLIEAGESAGGAVDLGGGTLSNDFSQYYLGAYSRTALSDARTFAGLGRLDGFTGALGDAPGSPLNTAGSFGVTSDALPVETFPRFASAGAGQYPGTVNPYGPYEGASMAAVTHTDYAWNRLTRTLDLTSVSAADRPTLRTRMLWSTEEGYDHAVLEARTAGADDWTTLPEAGGATSTAVPVECEAGYFVQAHPALKRYLTPGSGGCAPTGTSGTWNSFTGASDGWQQVEFDLSAYAGKTVEVSLGYITDPGSGGRGVLVDNATVVIGGTPGATEGFEASLGAWSVSGPPAGSPAVVKDWGLSGELFKTYGAVTTDDTVLLGFGLEQVTTAADRKALLGKALAALKN; this is encoded by the coding sequence ATGAGACGAAGAGCGAGATCGGTCCTCGCTGCCGGCGCGCTCCTGCTGGGCGGCGGTGCGGGACTCGCACCCCTGGCCCAGGCGGCCGAGAACGACGGCTCCGAGGCGGAGGAGGTCAAGGTCTTCCGCGCGGAGGTGACGAAGCAGCAGGTGCCCCTGCTGCTCGCGGCCGGGCAGGACGGCCACGAACTCAGCGAGCGGGCGCCGGAGAAGGGCACCGCCTCGGTCGAGGTCTACCTCACCGACAAGCAGGCGGACGCGCTGGAGAAGCAGGGCGTCGACCTGAAGGAGCACAAGCTCACCAACAAGGCGGAGGCGCGCGTGGCCGCCGCCGGCGACGGGGTCTACCGCCCCTACAGCGGCGCGGGCAACATCAAGGAGGAGATCATCCGGACGGGCCGGAAGCACCCGTCCCTGACCAAGGTGGTCTCCATCGGCAAGTCCCTCCAGGGACAGGACATCCTCGCGGTCAAGCTCACCAAGAACGCGAAGAAGACCAAGGACGGCGTCAAGCCGTCGGTCCTGTACGTGTCCAACCAGCACGCGCGCGAGTGGATCACGCCGGAGATGACCCGGCGCCTGATGCACCACTACCTGGACAACTACAGGTCCGACAAGCGGATCAAGAAGATCGTCGACACCACCGAACTGTGGTTCGTGATCTCCGCCAACCCGGACGGGTACGACTTCACGCACCGGGACGCCGCCAACCGCCAGTGGCGCAAGAACCTGCGGGACATCAACGGCGACCACGCCATCACGGTCGGCGACGGCGTCGACCTCAACCGCAACTTCGCCTACAAGTGGGGCTACGACAACGAGGGTTCGTCCCCGTTCCCCACCAGTGAGACCTACCGCGGCGCCGGCCCCAACTCGGAGCCCGAGACGCAGGCCCTGGACGCCTTCGAGAAGCGCATCGGCTTCGAGTACGGCATCAACTACCACTCGGCCGCCGAACTCATCCTCTACGGCGTCGGCTGGCAGGTGGCCACCCACACCCCGGACGACGTGCTCTACGAGGCGCTGGCCGGTACGCCGGAGAACCCCGCGATCCCCGGCTACCACCCCCAGCTCTCCTCCGAGCTGTACACGACCAACGGCGAGGCGGACGGCCACGCGGCCAACGTCAACGGCACGGCGATGTTCACCCCGGAGATGTCGACCTGCCAGACCGTGTCGAGCATCGACCCGGACGACGCCTGGAAGTCCGAGGACTGCGCCTCGGTCTTCACGTTCCCGGACGACGAGAAGCTGATCCAGCAGGAGTTCGAGAAGAACATCCCGTTCGCGCTCTCCGTGGCCGAGTCCGCCGCCCGGCCCGACCAGCCGAAGTCGTCGGTCGGCGTCGACGCCCCGGACTTCACCCCGCAGCCCATCACCACCTCGTACTCGCGCGGCGCCGACCAGGCGATCTCCGTCGTCGCCCGCAAGTCGGTGCGCGACAAGGAGATGAAGTACCGCGTCAACGGCGGCCGTACGCACGACCGGACGCTCAGGCGCTGGAAGGGCGGCGAGACCTTCGGCGGTGAGGACAACCTCTACTTCGACGAGTACCGGGCCAAGGTGCGGGACGGCGAACCGGGCGACGAGGTGCAGGTCTGGTTCACCGGCGTGACGAAGAGCGGCAAGCCCACCTCCAGCAAGCGCTTCACGTACACGATCGCCGAACGCCCCAGGGCCGACACGCTCGTCGTCGCCGAGGAGGGCGCGACCGCGACCCGGACGCAGGTCTATGTGGACGCGCTGAAGGCCAACGGCAGGAAGGCGCTCGTCTGGGACGTCGCGACCCAGGGCGCACCCGACGTGCTGGGCGTACTGAAGCACTTCAAGACCGTCGTGCACTACACGGGCGCCGTCCGGCCGGGCGTCGCCACCCAGCTCGAACTGCGCGCCCACCTCAACGAGGGCGGCAAGCTGATCGAGGCGGGCGAGAGCGCGGGCGGCGCCGTCGACCTCGGCGGCGGCACTCTGTCGAACGACTTCAGCCAGTACTACCTCGGCGCATACAGCCGTACCGCCCTGTCCGACGCCAGGACCTTCGCGGGCCTCGGCAGGCTGGACGGCTTCACGGGGGCGCTCGGTGACGCGCCGGGCAGCCCGCTGAACACCGCAGGATCGTTCGGCGTCACCTCGGACGCCCTGCCCGTGGAGACGTTCCCGCGGTTCGCGAGCGCCGGCGCGGGCCAGTACCCCGGGACCGTCAACCCCTACGGCCCGTACGAGGGCGCGTCGATGGCGGCCGTCACGCACACCGACTACGCCTGGAACCGCCTCACCCGCACCCTGGACCTCACCTCGGTGAGCGCGGCCGACCGGCCCACCCTGCGTACCCGGATGCTGTGGAGCACGGAGGAGGGCTACGACCACGCGGTGCTGGAGGCGCGCACGGCCGGGGCGGACGACTGGACGACGCTGCCGGAGGCCGGCGGCGCCACCTCCACCGCCGTGCCCGTCGAGTGCGAGGCCGGGTACTTCGTCCAGGCCCACCCGGCCCTGAAGCGGTACCTGACTCCCGGTTCCGGCGGCTGCGCACCCACCGGCACCAGCGGTACCTGGAACAGCTTCACCGGGGCCTCCGACGGATGGCAGCAGGTCGAGTTCGACCTGTCCGCGTACGCCGGGAAGACGGTCGAGGTGTCGCTCGGCTACATCACCGACCCCGGCTCCGGCGGTCGCGGCGTCCTCGTCGACAACGCCACCGTCGTGATCGGCGGCACGCCCGGCGCGACCGAGGGCTTCGAGGCGTCGCTCGGTGCCTGGAGCGTTTCCGGCCCGCCCGCGGGCAGCCCGGCGGTCGTGAAGGACTGGGGTCTGTCGGGTGAACTGTTCAAGACGTACGGCGCCGTCACCACGGACGACACCGTGCTGCTGGGCTTCGGCCTGGAGCAGGTCACCACGGCGGCCGACCGCAAGGCGCTGCTCGGCAAGGCGCTGGCGGCCCTGAAGAACTGA
- the gap gene encoding type I glyceraldehyde-3-phosphate dehydrogenase, which produces MTIRVGINGFGRIGRNYFRALLEQGADIEIVAVNDLGDTATTAHLLKYDTILGRLKAEVSNTENTITVDGHTIKVLSERNPADIPWGELGVDIVIESTGIFTKKADAAKHLAGGAKKVLISAPAKEEDITIVMGVNQDKYDPANHHVISNASCTTNCVAPMAKVLDENFGIVKGLMTTVHAYTNDQRILDFPHSDLRRARAAAENIIPTTTGAAKATALVLPQLKGKLDGIAMRVPVPTGSATDLVVTLQREVTKDEVNAAFKKASEDGDLKGYLAYTEDPIVSSDIVSDPASCTFDSSLTMVQEGNSVKILGWYDNEWGYSNRLVDLTVFVGNQL; this is translated from the coding sequence GTGACGATCCGCGTAGGCATCAACGGCTTTGGCCGCATCGGTCGTAACTACTTCCGCGCGCTGCTGGAGCAGGGTGCAGACATCGAGATCGTGGCTGTCAACGACCTGGGTGACACCGCGACCACCGCTCACCTGCTGAAGTACGACACCATCTTGGGCCGCCTCAAGGCCGAGGTGTCGAACACCGAGAACACCATCACGGTCGACGGCCACACGATCAAGGTCCTGTCCGAGCGCAACCCCGCCGACATCCCGTGGGGCGAGCTGGGCGTCGACATCGTCATCGAGTCCACCGGCATCTTCACGAAGAAGGCCGACGCCGCGAAGCACCTCGCCGGCGGCGCCAAGAAGGTCCTCATCTCGGCCCCGGCCAAGGAGGAGGACATCACCATCGTGATGGGTGTCAACCAGGACAAGTACGACCCGGCGAACCACCACGTCATCTCCAACGCCTCCTGCACCACCAACTGTGTGGCGCCGATGGCCAAGGTCCTCGACGAGAACTTCGGCATCGTCAAGGGCCTGATGACGACGGTCCACGCCTACACCAACGACCAGCGCATCCTGGACTTCCCGCACTCGGACCTGCGTCGCGCCCGCGCCGCCGCCGAGAACATCATCCCGACCACCACCGGTGCCGCCAAGGCCACCGCGCTTGTCCTCCCGCAGCTCAAGGGCAAGCTCGACGGCATCGCGATGCGCGTCCCGGTCCCGACCGGCTCGGCCACCGACCTGGTCGTGACGCTGCAGCGCGAGGTCACCAAGGACGAGGTCAACGCCGCGTTCAAGAAGGCATCCGAGGACGGCGACCTCAAGGGCTACCTGGCCTACACCGAGGACCCGATCGTCTCCTCGGACATCGTCAGCGACCCGGCCTCCTGCACCTTCGACTCCTCCCTGACCATGGTCCAGGAGGGCAACTCGGTGAAGATCCTCGGCTGGTACGACAACGAGTGGGGCTACTCCAACCGCCTCGTCGACCTCACGGTCTTCGTCGGCAACCAGCTCTGA